The genome window GCAGCTTTTTATACTGCTTTTTCTTTCACTTTTTGGATGAATGCAGTGGAAGCGGAGGTTTATTCGGGTTTGGTTTTCTTTGTAAACCTAATTTTCTGGCTTACTTTAACCTGGGTTCAGAAGAGCAGGGACTTTTCGCATCAGAACATTTTACTGTTAATTGCCTATCTGTTTTTCTTGGGTTTTTGTGTTCATCAAACTGCCTTACAGATAGCGCCCGCGATGTTGTTCATTGTATGTTATCCTCTTTTGCGGCAAGGCATTAAACAAGGCAGTTTTTTCCCGAAACTCATTATTTATTCCATCTTTTTATTAGTGGGATATTTCCTCTTTGGAGTAGTGGGAAAAAATGTTCAAATTGACGATCTGGATAAAATGGGTTTTGCACTTGTAGCAGTTATTATTATGTTTATTGAGCTAAGAAAGGTTTTGGATCGCAGAATTTGGCTTTTGGGAATTGCCTTAGTTTTAGTTGGGCTATCTTCACATATTTATTTAATGGTTCGAGCCGGGGAGCGACCTTTTATCAATGAAGGCAATCCCAGTAATTGGAAAATGTTTCAAGAATATGTATTACGCAAACAATATGGCAATACCAGTTTTGTACAAAGGCGCGGCAATTTCTTTACCGATCAGTTAGGTTATCACTTTTTACGCTATTTTAATATGCAATGGTTAAACGAGCCATTTTTTACCAAATTTTTAGGAGTAACTTCTGGCTTGCTGAAACCCATAGCTAATATTTTCATTGCTTTT of Candidatus Cloacimonas sp. contains these proteins:
- a CDS encoding DUF2723 domain-containing protein, which produces MDVKDIKKKAQLQKAKESEKITKEYQKPVPHIIIDDESLRPQNIVPIKLNRWIALSVFIVTLIVYMCTQSRTMSFWDSGEYATCISILGVPHPPGNPFYILLGRAIVAIFGGFIPHAILAAFISGLFSALAVMFTYLIAIKLISMMKVKPWEAIFAGVIAAFYTAFSFTFWMNAVEAEVYSGLVFFVNLIFWLTLTWVQKSRDFSHQNILLLIAYLFFLGFCVHQTALQIAPAMLFIVCYPLLRQGIKQGSFFPKLIIYSIFLLVGYFLFGVVGKNVQIDDLDKMGFALVAVIIMFIELRKVLDRRIWLLGIALVLVGLSSHIYLMVRAGERPFINEGNPSNWKMFQEYVLRKQYGNTSFVQRRGNFFTDQLGYHFLRYFNMQWLNEPFFTKFLGVTSGLLKPIANIFIAF